In the genome of Gadus morhua chromosome 14, gadMor3.0, whole genome shotgun sequence, one region contains:
- the ccnd1 gene encoding G1/S-specific cyclin-D1 — translation MEPQLLCCEVETIRRAHQDHNLLNDRVLLTMLRAEENYLPAPNYFKCVQKEILPGMRKVVATWMLEVCEEQKCEEEVFPLAMNFLDRFLSVEATRKSRLQLLGAACMFLASKMKETVPLTAEKLCIYTDNSIQPGELLQMELLVLSKLKWDLASVTPHDFMEHFLSKLNIHPSTRQILRKHAQTFVALCATDVNFIASPSSMVAAGSVAAAVQGLYLKSPDSSLSAHNLTNFLSQIIRSDPDCLRSCQEQIEALLESSLRQAQQYSVSTETKHSEEEVDLSCTPTDVRDINI, via the exons ATGGAGCCCCAGCTGCTTTGCTGCGAGGTGGAGACCATACGGAGGGCTCACCAGGACCACAACCTCCTGAACGACCGCGTCCTGCTCACCATGCTGCGGGCGGAGGAGAACTACCTCCCGGCGCCCAACTACTTCAAGTGCGTCCAGAAGGAGATCCTCCCCGGGATGAGGAAGGTGGTCGCGACCTGGATGCTGGAG GTTTGCGAAGAACAGAAATGTGAGGAAGAGGTTTTTCCACTGGCGATGAACTTTTTGGATCGGTTCTTGTCTGTGGAGGCGACCCGGAAAAGCAGACTCCAGCTGCTGGGGGCGGCCTGCATGTTCCTGGCCTCCAAGATGAAGGAGACCGTCCCCCTCACTGCCGAGAAGCTCTGCATCTACACCGACAACTCCATCCAGCCCGGGGAACTCCTG CAAATGGAGCTCCTGGTTCTCAGCAAGCTGAAGTGGGACCTGGCCTCGGTCACCCCGCACGACTTCATGGAGCACTTCTTATCCAAGCTCAACATCCACCCCAGCACCAGGCAGATCCTGAGGAAGCACGCCCAGACCTTCGTGGCGCTCTGCGCTACAG ACGTCAACTTCATCGCCAGCCCCTCGTCTATGGTGGCGGCGGGCAGCGTTGCGGCGGCCGTGCAGGGCCTGTACCTCAAGAGCCCCGACAGCTCCCTGTCCGCGCACAACCTCACCAACTTCCTGTCGCAGATCATCCGCAGCGACCCG GACTGCCTGCGGTCGTGCCAGGAGCAGATCGAGGCCCTCCTGGAGTCCAGCCTCCGCCAGGCCCAGCAGTACAGCGTCTCCACGGAAACCAAGCActccgaggaggaggtggacctgTCCTGCACCCCCACCGACGTCAGAGACATCAACATCTGA
- the lto1 gene encoding protein LTO1 homolog codes for MALTSGDSFDRIFLADNRFQAEGYREGFDEGTRLGMLEGRTHGASHGARVCAEVSFYYGFALTWKCLLDNKMDAKSRKHLKCVDGLMSMIQPFPYENPQAEGLLENMQKIRTKFRQVCSVMSVPTDFSDYTRGSSQMSF; via the exons ATGGCTCTGACGTCAGGAGACTCATTCGACCGCATCTTCCTCGCAGACAACAG gTTCCAGGCGGAGGGGTACCGGGAGGGCTTCGACGAGGGGACCCGCCTGGGGATGCTGGAGGGGCGGACGCACGGCGCCTCCCACGGGGCCCGGGTCTGCGCTGAG GTGTCCTTCTACTACGGGTTCGCTCTCACATGGAAATGTCTCCTCGATAATAAGATGGATGCCAAGTCGAG GAAGCACCTGAAGTGTGTTGACGGCCTGATGTCGATGATCCAGCCCTTTCCGTACGAAAATCCCCAGGCTGAAGGCCTTCTGGAGAACATGCAGAAGATCAGAACCAAGTTCAGACAG GTGTGCTCCGTGATGAGTGTTCCTACAGACTTCAGCGACTACACGCGCGGCTCCAGCCAAATGTCCTTCTGA